A single window of Streptomyces griseoviridis DNA harbors:
- a CDS encoding FAD binding domain-containing protein produces MTTHAPQAAQAVTLPTTLDEAVAALAAVPAAVPVAGGTDLMAAVNSGQLRPAALVGLGRISEIRGWQYQDGHALLGAGLTHARMGRPDFAALIPALAAAARAAGPPQIRNAGTLGGNIASAAPTGDALPVLAALEATLIIAGRDGARREIPVSHLLAGVDMLRGGELIGFVRVPLLHAPQVFLKATGRTGPGRAAASVALVLDPARRGVRCAVGAIAPMPLRPLDAEHWVARLIDWDNGRTIVPEALSAFGEYVAAACIPDPAPEPDGSVPQLPPAVLHLRRTVAALARRALGRALS; encoded by the coding sequence TTGACCACGCACGCACCGCAGGCGGCGCAGGCCGTCACGCTGCCCACGACACTGGACGAGGCCGTGGCGGCGCTCGCCGCCGTGCCGGCCGCCGTGCCCGTCGCGGGCGGCACCGACCTGATGGCCGCCGTCAACTCCGGGCAGCTCAGGCCCGCCGCGCTGGTCGGCCTCGGCCGGATCAGCGAGATCCGCGGCTGGCAGTACCAGGACGGCCACGCGCTCCTCGGCGCCGGCCTCACGCACGCGCGCATGGGCCGCCCCGACTTCGCCGCGCTCATCCCCGCGCTCGCCGCCGCAGCCCGCGCCGCGGGACCGCCCCAGATCCGCAACGCGGGCACCCTGGGCGGCAACATCGCCTCCGCCGCCCCCACCGGGGACGCGCTGCCGGTGCTCGCCGCCCTGGAGGCCACACTGATCATCGCGGGACGGGACGGCGCCCGCCGCGAGATCCCCGTCTCGCACCTGCTGGCCGGCGTCGACATGCTGCGCGGCGGCGAACTCATCGGCTTCGTGCGGGTACCGCTGCTGCACGCCCCGCAGGTCTTCCTCAAGGCCACCGGCAGGACCGGGCCGGGCCGCGCCGCCGCCTCCGTCGCCCTCGTCCTCGACCCCGCGCGGCGCGGAGTGCGGTGCGCCGTCGGCGCCATCGCCCCGATGCCGCTGCGGCCGCTGGACGCCGAGCACTGGGTCGCCCGCCTCATCGACTGGGACAACGGCCGCACGATCGTGCCGGAGGCGCTCAGCGCGTTCGGCGAGTACGTCGCCGCCGCCTGCATCCCCGACCCGGCCCCCGAGCCCGACGGCTCCGTACCGCAGCTCCCGCCGGCCGTACTGCACCTGCGGCGGACCGTCGCCGCACTGGCCCGACGAGCACTGGGGAGGGCGCTGTCGTGA